The DNA segment ACAGGGCGTGGCGCATCCCCTTCGGCTGTTGATGGACAAAGCAAAAGAGGCACTTGTTCCGACAGGTTATGATTCGATCCTCTTCGAAAGTCAGGCCGACTTCCGAGCAGGTTTCAAATTTGAGGGTGAATTTGATTTTTTCGCCCTGCAGCCCCTCAAACTCAAAGGCTACAGCTTCCTCGGCCATTTTGAAACGGATATCGATATTGTCCTGGATCGGTTCGCCATTGAGGGACAGAAGCTTGAAACCGGGCCGGATCAAACCGAAAAGAGGGGATTGGGGATCGATTGCCGTGACCTTCATAAAAGTAATAATAAAAGCGGGCGATGGGGGTCGAACCCACGACGTCAAGCTTGGGAAGCTTGCATTCTACCGCTGAATTACGCCCGCTTGTTAAAATCTCACTCGGAATCTATTTTCTTTGGCCCGTTAAGTCAAGGAGTTTAATCCCTACCCTTTGAACAAGGCTCCGGCCACACAACCTATCGACATTAGAACGCCCATCAGGGAATGGACCTGAATCGTACCGGCCTGTGCCGGGATAATTTCCTTTATTTTTTCATAATTGCGGGAAAAGGTCCGAAGAGTCTTTAGGGCCACCGGGAACGATAGAAGCGCCACAAGAGCGTAGGGCGTGAGCAATCCGGCCACTACCGGTATCACCACCCCGATATAACTGCCAATCATTAAAAAATAATATCCATAGGTGGCATTTTTCTTACCCCAGTGCACGACCAGATGATTCTTCTTCACCGCCCGATCGGCATCATGATCAGGATACTCGTTGATGTACAATATGGCAGTGATAAGGAAGCCGATAGGAAATGAAGTCCAGAAGGATGACCAGGAAAAATGCCCGGTCTGAACAAAATAAGCTCCCATGACGGGCAAAATGCCAAAATTTATCAATATCATTAATTCGCCGAGCCCATTATAGGCAAAAGCGAAACGCCCGGCCGTATAGAAGAAGCCGCCCACAAAGCCAGCCGCGGCCAGAATCAGTATCCAGTAGCCCGGTGTCTTGGCCGTCAAATAAATCCCTGACGCCAGCGCTAGCCCATAACAGACCATCGCCCCGGTTAATACCGCACGCGGCGACAGTATTTTATTCTGAATCGCCCGACTGCCTCCGGAAAACGGCGTAAAATTGGGATTGATGTCATCATCGGTGGTTTTATGATCAAAATAATCATTCGAGAGATTGGCGGCCGCGTGGGCAAATATCCCGCCGATTAATGTCACGGCAAATAGTCCCCAGTTAAAATGGCCCGTCTCGTAATATCCCAGCGCCGCACCGAAAATAATCGGCATAGCGATTCCGGTAAAAAAAGGGGCCCGAACCGCCATTATCCATTTTTTTACACCATTCATTCTATTAAATCCTCCGTAGATCGACTGCAATTATTACGAATTCCCGGGGTATTAACTTTGCGATTTTCAGTCTTCCGCTTCCTTCTTGCGGGCGGTAACCCTTACTACAATAATCGTTACCTCGTAGAGTATATACATCGGGACCGCCAGAAGCAATTGGTTAAATATGTCCGGAGTCGGTGTGACGATTCCGGCGAAGGCCACTATCAGAACGATGGCATAGGCCCTCCCCCGGTTCAGAGTATGCGCCGAAATTACTCCGACCCGCCCCAAAAAATACCCGACTATCGGCAATTCAAAAGATAGACCGAAGGCCAGAAGCATAAATCCGGCAAAGGATACATAACTCGAGACGGTTATGATCGGTGTCATCTCCCCTTGCGCGAAATTGACCAGGAATTCTATGGCAAATGGAAGAACCACGAAGAAACAAAATGAGGCTCCCGCTAAAAACAGCAGGACCGAAATAAGCACCAGCGGGGAAACCATCCGCTTCTCTTTGGGATAAAGCCCCGGCGCTACGAATTTCCATATTTGATAGAAGACAATCGGAAGAGCCGCCACGATGCCGGTATAAATCGAGATTTTAAGATAAGCCATGAAAGAACCGGTGACTTCCGTGAAATGAAGTTTGACTCCGCCTAGCGGGCGAATGGCAAACTTGAAAATGTGTTCCGAGAAATAGAAGGCGATTATGGTTGTAACGGCAACCGCCAGAATGGATTTTATCAGGCGACGGCGAAGCTCTTCCAGATGCTCCAGAAAGGGCATTTCCCCCTTTTTCCTTGGAGCCGAATCGATAAGTTGTTCTTCTTCATCCATTTCAGGCCGAATTTGCGTCAAAAACTGACCGAAGTCAACCGGTTTTTAAGGTTGCCCTCTTAAGATTAATGGCATAATCTTTTTGAAGTAATCAATTGAAATAAAGGCCGATGCCATCCGCAGGCATCGGCCGGAGAATCTGCGTAATTTATGATCCTAGCGACAGAGCGGTTCGGGTCCGCCCCGGTACAAGAAGTTTACCAGCCGCGCTACGTCCAGAATATTGGTGGCACCGTTGCCATCGGCATCGCTGGCCGACAGGACTCTGGGAGCCGGCCCCTGTTTATACAAATAGCGGATGAAATATGAAATATCCAGAATATTTATTACTTCATTTCCATCGCCGTCGCCACATATGTAATAGCAATGCTTGATGGAAACGGCATCTTCTCCGGTGGCGGGAAAATCGGCCGCCCCAGAAATAAAAATATTACCTGCCGGATCGATACCCATATCGCCCGCAAAGAAGTTCGGAGACAGAGTCAACGGGCAGGTTCGTTTCGCAATCAGGGCTCCCGATTCATCGAATCTCAAGACCTCGTAATTATTATGATAAGAGTAAGCCGAGTCAACTGAGTGCAATAGATAAGTATTATTACTGCTATCGGACATTATTTTGACCGGCCCATAGACTCGATTGGCGGGCGCGGCATAATTATCGGACCAAATTTCATCGCCCTCGGCACTATATTTTGTGATAATAATGCCTGAACCAAGTTGACGATAGCTCTGATTGGGATGTGAAATTATTACATTACCGGAATTGTCGACCGCTAATTCCCCCGTTTCAATTGCCCCATTTAAAGCGATGCTAAACGAATGATCGCCATTCCCGGCATATTTTATCAGGTAATTTTGACCTCCTGATCTTGAAAATGCATAAAGATTCCCATCCCCATCAATTGTTAGTTTCGATCCGCGGCCGAGCGTATCGGCCATTGCCGTCGTATCGACCCAGGCGGTCGTCCCTTCAGCATGATACTTTATAACGACATCCCGATAATGCCAATTTTCATCCGGAATCGACCCCGAAATGTAGGCATTGCCGGCCTCATCGACTACCAAGTCCTCAAGAACATCATCGTTTATGTAAGATTCATTTGCTCCACTGGTCCAGAGAACTTCTCCTTCAGGAGTCAATTTTACCACCAGAAAGTCCGCTCGATTCGCGCCATTGTTTCGCATGCCAGCCGCATAGATATTCCCATCGCCGTCAATGGCAAGCCTTCTGCAAACATCATTCGAATACTCATTTCCCGCAATCGGACCCGCGGTAGGATAGACATATGACCAAAGCGAATCGCCGTCGGTGCTGTATTTAATGACGCTGAAATCCCAGGCCGTGTTTGAATTTACACTCGTACTGAGACCGCCGACATAAATATTCCCAGACCCGTCATAGACTATATCCCACAAATGCCCGAGGACATCGGAAAATTGACCCACGTCCCTTACCCAGACTCTTTCCCCTTCCGAGGAGTACTTAATTATCAACCCGTGATTGATAGGATATCCGGTTCCCGGAACAGGAGGATGGGATACCAGCCCCGCAGTGTATATGTTGCCGTTCTCGTCCATTGCCATGGAAAAAGTGACATCAGCATAGTCTCGCTCG comes from the Candidatus Zixiibacteriota bacterium genome and includes:
- a CDS encoding conserved membrane hypothetical protein (Evidence 4 : Unknown function but conserved in other organisms), with amino-acid sequence MNGVKKWIMAVRAPFFTGIAMPIIFGAALGYYETGHFNWGLFAVTLIGGIFAHAAANLSNDYFDHKTTDDDINPNFTPFSGGSRAIQNKILSPRAVLTGAMVCYGLALASGIYLTAKTPGYWILILAAAGFVGGFFYTAGRFAFAYNGLGELMILINFGILPVMGAYFVQTGHFSWSSFWTSFPIGFLITAILYINEYPDHDADRAVKKNHLVVHWGKKNATYGYYFLMIGSYIGVVIPVVAGLLTPYALVALLSFPVALKTLRTFSRNYEKIKEIIPAQAGTIQVHSLMGVLMSIGCVAGALFKG
- the tatC gene encoding Sec-independent protein translocase protein TatC, which encodes MDEEEQLIDSAPRKKGEMPFLEHLEELRRRLIKSILAVAVTTIIAFYFSEHIFKFAIRPLGGVKLHFTEVTGSFMAYLKISIYTGIVAALPIVFYQIWKFVAPGLYPKEKRMVSPLVLISVLLFLAGASFCFFVVLPFAIEFLVNFAQGEMTPIITVSSYVSFAGFMLLAFGLSFELPIVGYFLGRVGVISAHTLNRGRAYAIVLIVAFAGIVTPTPDIFNQLLLAVPMYILYEVTIIVVRVTARKKEAED
- a CDS encoding exported hypothetical protein (Evidence 5 : Unknown function) — translated: MLKILMAILLVLGPACLATAGDVLWFKNFSSERDYADVTFSMAMDENGNIYTAGLVSHPPVPGTGYPINHGLIIKYSSEGERVWVRDVGQFSDVLGHLWDIVYDGSGNIYVGGLSTSVNSNTAWDFSVIKYSTDGDSLWSYVYPTAGPIAGNEYSNDVCRRLAIDGDGNIYAAGMRNNGANRADFLVVKLTPEGEVLWTSGANESYINDDVLEDLVVDEAGNAYISGSIPDENWHYRDVVIKYHAEGTTAWVDTTAMADTLGRGSKLTIDGDGNLYAFSRSGGQNYLIKYAGNGDHSFSIALNGAIETGELAVDNSGNVIISHPNQSYRQLGSGIIITKYSAEGDEIWSDNYAAPANRVYGPVKIMSDSSNNTYLLHSVDSAYSYHNNYEVLRFDESGALIAKRTCPLTLSPNFFAGDMGIDPAGNIFISGAADFPATGEDAVSIKHCYYICGDGDGNEVINILDISYFIRYLYKQGPAPRVLSASDADGNGATNILDVARLVNFLYRGGPEPLCR